The proteins below come from a single Tissierella sp. MB52-C2 genomic window:
- a CDS encoding carbohydrate ABC transporter permease yields the protein MKRTLQKTLIYMILTVGALFILVPFIWMISTSLKPSNEVLIMPPKFIPSKLMWENYKIALEAAPFKTYFKNSIIVTVSVTLGEIITTILAAFAFSRVNFKGRDIIFTILIATMMVPGEVLTIPNFVTLSKLGWIDTYKALIIPWCASIYSIYLLKQHFMSIPDELYNAAKIDGCSDFKFLWTIMVPLAKPTIVTLIILKVISSWNSFFWPLIVTNSKEMRTLPLALSAFTNEFGTDYNVLMAATNIIVLPVIIFYTILQKHIISGVSKAGIKG from the coding sequence ATGAAAAGAACATTACAGAAAACTTTAATATATATGATACTTACAGTAGGTGCACTTTTTATACTAGTACCTTTTATATGGATGATATCCACATCTTTAAAGCCCTCTAATGAGGTGCTTATAATGCCACCAAAGTTTATCCCTTCTAAATTAATGTGGGAGAATTACAAGATAGCCTTGGAAGCAGCTCCTTTTAAAACATATTTTAAAAATAGCATAATAGTTACAGTTTCTGTTACATTAGGAGAAATAATCACTACTATATTGGCAGCATTTGCTTTTTCTAGGGTGAATTTTAAGGGAAGAGATATTATATTTACTATTCTCATAGCAACTATGATGGTACCAGGAGAAGTACTTACTATACCTAATTTTGTAACATTGAGTAAATTAGGGTGGATAGATACATATAAGGCGTTGATAATTCCTTGGTGTGCCAGTATATATTCTATATATCTTCTTAAACAGCATTTTATGAGTATACCAGATGAATTATATAATGCTGCAAAAATTGATGGGTGCAGTGATTTTAAATTTCTATGGACCATAATGGTACCTTTAGCCAAACCTACAATAGTTACCTTGATTATATTGAAAGTAATAAGTAGTTGGAACTCATTTTTCTGGCCTCTTATAGTAACTAATTCTAAGGAAATGAGGACATTACCTTTAGCTTTATCTGCATTTACCAATGAATTTGGAACAGATTACAATGTTTTAATGGCTGCAACAAATATTATAGTATTGCCTGTGATTATATTTTATACTATACTTCAAAAACATATTATATCGGGAGTATCCAAGGCGGGAATAAAAGGTTAG
- a CDS encoding ABC transporter substrate-binding protein, whose product MKKQLLALFLVLVLSISLVGCKSKPVDNNEIVDEVGEVKEDEILTEITESTEVVFWHAMSGSNEEALVNLADKFMDENPNIKINLQFQGNYRELFEKLMAAAKANQLPTMTQIYSNRLSWYVEKGLVENLNPYMENEKVGLSKEELADYPALFLDDGIWNGNQYAMPFNKSQMVLYYNVDMFEEAGVEVPKTWEEWKVAAEKLTKDTDGDGEPDIYGLVFANNISTDIAPWLKQAGGMTMSEETNELYFDTPETEEAIEFLNGLIQSKVARTAGEDKYANVPVSQGRAAMCVASTSAISTIEKSTLEGINIFAAPLPGHKTNDQLYYGTNVAVYNTGTPEEKLGAWLFSKFLSTPENTAYLAQETGYLPARYSAREIPEYKAYLESAPIKAVGLESFDIGFQGTRNIGGINALDVLGEELDLVFAGEKSVPDALKDAQERGTRALEEARKN is encoded by the coding sequence ATGAAGAAACAATTATTAGCATTATTTTTAGTATTGGTTTTATCTATATCATTAGTTGGGTGTAAATCAAAACCTGTAGACAATAATGAAATAGTTGATGAGGTAGGTGAAGTTAAAGAAGATGAAATTTTAACAGAGATTACTGAATCAACAGAAGTAGTATTTTGGCATGCAATGAGTGGCTCAAACGAAGAGGCTTTAGTTAATTTAGCAGATAAATTTATGGATGAAAATCCAAATATAAAGATAAATCTTCAATTTCAAGGAAATTATAGAGAATTATTTGAGAAACTAATGGCTGCTGCTAAAGCAAATCAATTGCCTACTATGACTCAAATATATTCCAATAGATTATCTTGGTATGTTGAAAAAGGATTAGTTGAAAATCTAAACCCTTATATGGAAAATGAGAAAGTTGGATTAAGTAAAGAAGAATTAGCTGATTATCCAGCATTATTTTTAGATGATGGAATATGGAATGGCAATCAGTATGCTATGCCATTTAATAAGAGTCAAATGGTTTTATACTATAATGTAGATATGTTTGAAGAAGCAGGAGTAGAAGTACCAAAGACATGGGAAGAATGGAAAGTTGCAGCAGAGAAATTGACAAAAGATACTGATGGAGATGGAGAGCCAGATATATATGGTTTAGTATTTGCAAATAATATTTCCACAGATATAGCTCCATGGTTAAAACAAGCAGGTGGTATGACTATGAGTGAAGAAACAAATGAATTATATTTTGATACTCCAGAGACAGAAGAAGCTATAGAGTTCTTAAATGGATTAATTCAATCAAAGGTAGCACGTACAGCAGGAGAAGATAAATATGCTAACGTTCCAGTATCACAAGGAAGGGCGGCAATGTGTGTAGCATCTACATCAGCTATATCAACCATAGAGAAAAGTACCTTAGAAGGAATAAATATATTTGCAGCACCTCTTCCAGGACATAAGACAAATGACCAATTATACTATGGTACAAATGTAGCAGTATACAATACTGGGACGCCAGAGGAGAAATTAGGTGCTTGGTTATTTAGTAAGTTTTTATCAACACCAGAAAACACAGCTTATTTAGCACAAGAAACAGGATATTTACCAGCTAGATATTCTGCTAGAGAGATTCCCGAATATAAAGCATACTTAGAATCAGCTCCAATTAAAGCAGTAGGATTAGAAAGCTTTGATATTGGATTCCAAGGAACAAGAAATATAGGTGGAATAAATGCATTAGATGTATTGGGAGAAGAGTTAGACCTAGTATTTGCTGGAGAAAAATCTGTACCTGATGCTTTAAAAGATGCTCAAGAAAGAGGAACTAGAGCTTTAGAAGAAGCAAGGAAAAACTAA
- a CDS encoding CD3072 family TudS-related putative desulfidase: MTKAKKVIILSHCILNEYSKVKKWDKDEKITELNTMDFLKFLLDSEIGIIQLPCPELKGYGLKRWGQVKEQYDHPHYRKICRELFEPILDQILEYQSNGFEIISLMGIYGSPTCGIYRTCSGNWGGEIGSNPDIQGTIATVSGIDDSGIFMEEINQIFKDNDLDIPMIDFHKENLASIIDQIKKSL; the protein is encoded by the coding sequence ATGACTAAAGCTAAAAAAGTAATCATATTATCCCACTGTATATTAAATGAATATTCTAAAGTGAAAAAATGGGATAAAGATGAAAAAATAACAGAATTAAATACAATGGATTTTTTAAAATTCCTTTTAGATAGTGAGATTGGCATTATTCAGCTTCCTTGTCCTGAGTTAAAGGGATATGGATTAAAAAGATGGGGGCAGGTAAAGGAGCAATACGATCATCCCCATTATAGAAAAATTTGCAGAGAATTATTTGAGCCAATTTTAGATCAAATATTAGAGTATCAATCTAATGGCTTTGAAATAATCTCTCTCATGGGCATATATGGAAGTCCTACTTGTGGAATCTATAGAACTTGTTCAGGCAACTGGGGTGGAGAAATAGGATCTAATCCTGATATTCAAGGTACTATCGCTACTGTTTCAGGTATAGATGATAGTGGAATATTTATGGAAGAGATAAATCAAATTTTTAAAGACAATGATCTAGACATACCTATGATAGATTTTCATAAAGAAAACTTAGCGTCAATAATAGATCAAATTAAAAAATCATTATAA
- a CDS encoding helix-turn-helix domain-containing protein, translating into MTKYHLCPKFEDAFELLGKRWTGLIIRTLLNGQKRFTDISASIPNMSARMLTERFKELEQEGIVIRKVYPETPVRIEYELTEKGKALETVMDEIQNWAEKWS; encoded by the coding sequence ATGACAAAATATCATTTATGTCCAAAGTTTGAAGATGCTTTTGAACTATTAGGAAAAAGATGGACTGGATTAATTATAAGAACATTGTTAAATGGACAAAAACGTTTTACAGATATATCGGCATCCATACCAAATATGAGTGCAAGAATGCTTACAGAAAGATTTAAAGAACTAGAGCAAGAAGGAATAGTAATACGAAAAGTTTATCCAGAAACTCCCGTAAGAATCGAATATGAACTTACGGAAAAGGGAAAAGCCCTGGAAACTGTTATGGATGAAATACAAAATTGGGCTGAAAAGTGGAGCTAA
- a CDS encoding IS1182 family transposase: MLKKQMEMILSTYSEIYNLIIPKDNILRKINEMIDFSFVYDELITKYSPDNGRGAIDPLRMFKYLLLKVIYDLSDIDVVERSRYDMSFKYFLNMAPEEDVINPSSLTKFRKQRLKDINLLDLLIGKTVEIALEEGIIKSNSIIVDSTHTKARYNQKSQREILLEYSKKLRKSVYEIDDSIKKEFPPKVNSGILEDEIQYCKKLISVVENNEIISQYPKVKEKMNLLKELIEDDLEMLEYANDKDAKVGHKTADTSFFGYKTHLALTGERIITAATITSGEKHDGKQLKDLVEKSRKNGIEVNEVIGDTAYSEKDNIKYAKEEKFRLISKLNPTVAHGNRKNEDKFEYNKDAGMYVCKAGHMAIRKARQGKKGGARNQVNTYYFDIEKCKCCSHKDGCYKEGAKTKSYSVSIKSVTHQEQMNFQETEYFKERVKERYKIEAKNSELKHRHGYDIASSSCLIGMELQGALTIFAVNLKRIIALIK; encoded by the coding sequence ATGCTAAAAAAACAAATGGAAATGATTTTAAGTACATATAGTGAAATATACAATTTGATTATTCCAAAAGATAATATCCTTAGAAAGATAAATGAAATGATTGATTTTTCATTTGTTTATGATGAATTAATCACAAAATATTCTCCTGATAATGGAAGAGGTGCAATTGATCCTTTAAGAATGTTCAAATACCTTCTTCTAAAAGTAATTTATGATTTATCAGATATAGATGTCGTAGAACGTTCAAGATATGATATGTCATTTAAGTATTTCCTTAATATGGCACCAGAAGAAGACGTTATTAATCCAAGTTCTTTAACAAAGTTTAGAAAACAAAGATTAAAAGATATTAATTTACTCGATTTACTCATTGGAAAAACTGTAGAAATAGCATTAGAAGAAGGTATAATAAAAAGCAATTCAATCATTGTGGACTCCACTCATACTAAAGCAAGATATAACCAAAAATCGCAAAGAGAAATCCTTCTTGAATACTCTAAGAAATTAAGAAAATCAGTCTATGAAATAGATGACTCAATAAAAAAAGAATTTCCTCCAAAAGTAAATAGCGGTATTCTAGAAGATGAAATACAATATTGTAAAAAACTAATATCTGTTGTTGAAAACAATGAAATAATATCGCAATACCCTAAAGTAAAAGAGAAAATGAATTTATTAAAAGAATTAATTGAAGATGATTTAGAAATGCTAGAATATGCTAATGACAAGGATGCAAAAGTAGGTCATAAAACTGCAGACACTTCTTTTTTTGGATATAAAACTCATTTAGCATTGACAGGAGAAAGAATAATAACTGCAGCCACCATAACATCTGGAGAAAAGCATGATGGTAAACAATTAAAAGATTTAGTAGAAAAATCACGTAAAAATGGTATTGAAGTAAATGAAGTAATAGGAGATACCGCATACTCAGAAAAAGATAATATAAAGTATGCCAAGGAAGAAAAATTTAGATTAATTTCAAAGCTAAATCCTACAGTAGCCCACGGCAATAGAAAAAATGAGGACAAGTTTGAATATAATAAAGATGCTGGAATGTATGTCTGTAAAGCAGGGCATATGGCAATAAGGAAAGCACGCCAAGGTAAAAAAGGGGGAGCAAGAAATCAAGTCAATACATATTATTTTGACATAGAAAAGTGTAAATGTTGTTCGCATAAAGATGGATGCTATAAAGAAGGTGCAAAAACAAAATCATATTCTGTATCTATAAAATCTGTAACTCATCAAGAGCAAATGAATTTTCAAGAAACAGAGTATTTTAAAGAGAGAGTAAAAGAACGGTATAAAATAGAGGCTAAAAATAGCGAATTAAAGCATAGACATGGATATGATATAGCATCATCTTCATGTCTAATTGGCATGGAATTGCAAGGAGCACTCACAATATTTGCAGTAAATTTAAAAAGAATAATTGCATTAATAAAGTAA
- a CDS encoding pirin family protein: protein MLRKLDSKNMGRSDLGWLQSIFHFSFSTYYNKDNMNFGVLRVINDDLVKANTGFETHPHKDMEIISYIADGELTHGDSMGNKNTISRGHVQYMSAGTGIYHSEHNLGETTSRFLQIWILPNEKGLKPNYGDYRFEWEDRKNKWLQIVSSIDGDAPIKIYQDANIYVLELDEDKEIDFKVNEGRQAYLVQIEGSAEINDILLNNRDALEIVEEDIIIKSREKSHIIMIEMKK, encoded by the coding sequence GTGTTAAGAAAATTAGATAGTAAAAACATGGGTCGTTCTGACCTAGGATGGCTACAAAGTATATTCCATTTCTCATTTTCAACATATTACAATAAGGATAATATGAATTTTGGAGTATTAAGAGTAATAAATGATGACCTGGTAAAAGCTAATACAGGATTTGAGACCCATCCTCATAAAGATATGGAGATAATATCTTATATAGCAGATGGAGAACTAACACATGGAGATAGTATGGGAAATAAAAACACTATCAGCAGAGGTCATGTACAATATATGAGTGCGGGAACAGGGATATATCATAGTGAACATAATTTAGGAGAAACAACATCAAGGTTTTTACAAATATGGATACTTCCAAATGAAAAGGGACTTAAACCAAATTATGGTGACTATAGATTTGAATGGGAAGATAGAAAAAATAAATGGCTTCAAATAGTATCAAGTATTGATGGCGATGCACCAATTAAGATATATCAAGATGCAAATATATATGTATTAGAATTAGATGAAGATAAAGAAATTGATTTTAAAGTTAATGAAGGAAGACAGGCATATTTAGTACAAATAGAAGGAAGTGCAGAAATAAACGATATTTTACTAAATAATAGGGATGCATTAGAGATAGTAGAAGAAGATATAATAATAAAATCAAGGGAAAAATCCCATATTATAATGATAGAGATGAAAAAATAA
- a CDS encoding nitroreductase family protein codes for MTKNFYEAVEQRRSHYGISKDVVLSDERIQEIIEHAVKHTPSAFNSQTTRVILLLGEHHTKLWHITKEALRKIVPAEKFSSTDEKINSFDAGYGTILFFEDNSIVEYLQKEFPTYKDNFPIWSQQTNGMHQFVIWTALESEGYGASVQHYNELIEEDVKKEWNVPNNWKLIAQMPFGKPTDVPGEKEFKPLEERVKIFK; via the coding sequence ATGACAAAGAATTTTTATGAAGCGGTAGAGCAAAGAAGATCACATTATGGAATTAGCAAAGATGTAGTATTATCTGATGAAAGAATTCAAGAAATAATAGAACATGCAGTGAAACATACACCATCAGCATTTAATTCACAAACTACAAGAGTAATTTTATTATTGGGTGAGCATCATACAAAATTATGGCATATTACTAAGGAAGCCCTTAGAAAAATTGTACCTGCTGAAAAATTTTCATCTACAGATGAAAAAATCAACTCCTTTGATGCTGGATATGGTACAATATTATTCTTCGAAGACAATAGTATAGTAGAATATTTACAAAAAGAATTTCCAACGTATAAGGACAATTTTCCAATATGGTCACAACAAACAAATGGAATGCATCAATTTGTAATATGGACAGCATTAGAATCAGAAGGATATGGCGCATCAGTTCAGCATTATAATGAACTTATTGAAGAAGATGTAAAAAAAGAATGGAATGTACCTAATAACTGGAAGCTAATAGCTCAAATGCCATTTGGTAAACCAACAGATGTACCGGGAGAAAAAGAGTTCAAACCACTAGAAGAGAGAGTTAAGATATTTAAATAG
- a CDS encoding radical SAM/SPASM domain-containing protein, protein MKESRYNIFFHMGKNILAYNARTNALAEISQEDYKVIQSIFKDPDSNSTNKLYQDLLYGGFLVEDNFDELAMIRHNMYASRFSTNTLKLTIAPTADCNFRCPYCYERDVLKDKQMTDDVENKIIQMIESNLKSIATLGVTWYGGEPLLERKRIESMSEKIIKLCNDYKVDYFAGIITNGYLLDPDTLLMLAKYNVRTIQITLDGVAKTHDQRRYLKNKGKTFDKIMKNLMDISMLYEEEREKLPNISIRINVDKNNKEDASELLNFITNSPISRFVAPYIAGVYDHKDIDNEYTLTTGEYNELRDRFIEECIDKGYRIDYNTFYPRYITSNCVCDRINSGVIDPEGNIYKCWEEMGEESVCVGQVGGNPISNLPKRYFDYMLFDPTLDEKCSQCIILPVCMGGGCPLRRSRDKVRNCDEQISEIKSSIIKSYKLMNQ, encoded by the coding sequence ATGAAGGAATCAAGATACAATATTTTTTTTCATATGGGGAAAAATATATTAGCTTATAATGCCAGAACGAATGCATTGGCTGAAATTTCGCAGGAGGATTATAAGGTCATTCAATCAATTTTTAAAGACCCAGATAGTAATTCTACAAATAAATTATATCAAGATTTATTATATGGAGGATTCTTAGTAGAAGATAATTTTGATGAACTTGCAATGATTAGACACAATATGTATGCCAGCAGGTTTTCAACTAATACATTAAAGTTGACTATTGCACCTACAGCTGATTGTAATTTTAGATGCCCTTATTGCTATGAAAGAGATGTTTTAAAGGATAAGCAAATGACAGATGATGTAGAAAATAAAATTATTCAAATGATAGAATCTAATTTAAAGAGCATAGCAACTCTTGGTGTTACCTGGTATGGAGGAGAACCTTTATTAGAGAGAAAGCGAATTGAAAGCATGAGTGAAAAGATAATCAAACTTTGTAATGATTATAAAGTTGATTATTTTGCAGGAATAATTACTAATGGTTATTTGTTAGATCCAGATACCTTGTTGATGCTTGCCAAGTATAATGTTAGAACAATACAAATAACCTTGGATGGAGTTGCAAAAACTCATGATCAAAGAAGGTATTTGAAAAACAAAGGGAAAACATTTGATAAAATCATGAAAAATTTGATGGATATTAGTATGTTGTATGAAGAAGAGAGAGAAAAGCTACCAAACATTAGTATTAGAATAAATGTAGATAAAAACAATAAAGAAGACGCCTCTGAATTATTGAATTTTATAACCAATAGTCCTATCTCTAGATTTGTTGCTCCATATATTGCAGGAGTATATGATCATAAAGATATAGATAATGAATATACTTTGACAACTGGGGAATACAATGAACTTAGGGACAGATTTATAGAAGAATGTATAGATAAAGGATATAGAATAGACTATAATACATTTTACCCTAGATATATAACATCTAATTGTGTATGTGACAGGATTAATTCGGGAGTAATAGATCCAGAAGGAAATATATATAAATGCTGGGAGGAAATGGGTGAAGAAAGTGTATGTGTAGGACAGGTAGGGGGAAACCCTATATCAAATCTTCCAAAAAGATATTTTGATTATATGCTGTTCGATCCTACATTGGATGAAAAATGTTCCCAATGTATAATTTTACCAGTATGTATGGGCGGAGGATGTCCACTAAGAAGGAGCCGAGACAAGGTTAGAAATTGTGATGAGCAAATAAGCGAAATCAAGAGTTCTATCATAAAGAGTTATAAATTGATGAACCAATAA
- a CDS encoding ABC transporter ATP-binding protein encodes MESILRINNLKKSFGRETIIRDLSFQVGEQEIVGFLGPNGSGKSTTLKCVAGLYQMTAGEIYIGKYSIKKNRKEALSLVGLSIEHPTLYPNLSGLDHLKMMARWRGVGQDRVKEMIDFSGLENSITKVAGKYSMGMKMRLMLSLSLLHNPKLIILDEPTNGLDPQAIVNLREQIKEIREQGSSILFSSHQLGEVEKIVDRVVLINHGDKLYDGSLPDKLKDGNVYKIQVSDVEKSMKIGNEINGLSMTSLEDNDSNWISFHCDDKEALNNYIEMLQQNSIRIEDFNKEVTDLESFYNLYYKG; translated from the coding sequence ATGGAAAGCATATTGCGGATTAATAATTTGAAGAAATCCTTTGGCCGGGAAACAATAATAAGAGACCTTAGTTTTCAAGTGGGTGAGCAAGAAATAGTCGGGTTCTTAGGACCTAATGGTAGCGGAAAATCTACTACTTTAAAATGTGTAGCTGGGCTTTATCAGATGACAGCTGGAGAGATTTATATTGGGAAATACTCTATTAAAAAGAATCGAAAGGAGGCATTATCTCTAGTTGGATTGAGCATAGAGCATCCTACTTTATATCCTAATTTATCAGGATTAGATCATTTAAAAATGATGGCAAGATGGCGTGGAGTGGGACAGGATAGAGTAAAAGAAATGATTGATTTCAGTGGACTTGAAAATAGCATAACAAAGGTTGCTGGGAAATATTCCATGGGAATGAAGATGAGATTAATGCTATCTTTATCTCTTTTACATAATCCGAAATTAATTATACTTGATGAGCCTACTAATGGATTAGATCCTCAGGCTATAGTTAATTTGAGGGAGCAAATAAAGGAAATTAGAGAACAGGGTTCATCTATTCTTTTCTCTTCTCATCAATTGGGAGAAGTAGAGAAAATTGTTGACAGAGTTGTTCTTATTAATCATGGGGATAAGCTTTATGATGGTTCATTACCTGATAAGCTAAAGGATGGAAATGTATATAAGATTCAAGTTTCAGATGTTGAGAAAAGCATGAAAATAGGGAATGAAATTAATGGGTTGAGCATGACTTCACTAGAGGATAATGATAGTAATTGGATTTCTTTTCATTGTGATGATAAGGAAGCATTAAATAATTATATTGAAATGCTTCAGCAAAATAGTATAAGAATAGAGGATTTTAATAAAGAGGTTACAGATTTAGAAAGTTTTTATAACCTATATTATAAGGGGTAA
- a CDS encoding ABC transporter permease subunit, which produces MKALVYNEIKLFFSKKNVFLMLLAILSVLLIFQFYYVKLYKEYPSVKMEELQSEINNATVWYERYSNQLETLYNESPEHESISSLEFMADVWSVNLNNLNFLKILWENSHKNELKIQEVNQKLDNNLVRVFEQKIDVRGSNLYRTNERDWNKRMLLMKEYGKDEQLPEINPNRPDGFYIINQAINGESPFSLVFIFLFILLNYDIWSLDFENETIRLIFTLPFSKKRIYLTRFFSRFILSLCAVVLCLIVLFFLGNIQFGLGLDRYGIINEKAVQTFGFFETSGDMFFSSDKVVSMLGITMYTFTVFVAYIFLIYSLVQLVSYISKNQMISFLLPLTGLITLMTYLLLPRDTHNVGYNVFLYLQTQKLFDGSLGIGLLLALFILILSSLLMFAISMFTLMKREQ; this is translated from the coding sequence ATGAAAGCTTTAGTTTATAATGAAATAAAACTTTTTTTCTCAAAAAAGAATGTCTTTTTAATGCTATTAGCTATATTATCTGTGTTGTTAATATTTCAATTTTACTATGTAAAGCTTTATAAAGAATATCCTAGTGTTAAAATGGAGGAACTACAATCTGAAATAAATAATGCTACAGTATGGTATGAAAGATATAGTAATCAATTAGAAACTCTATATAATGAATCTCCAGAACATGAATCAATATCATCGTTAGAATTTATGGCAGACGTGTGGAGTGTTAATTTAAACAATTTGAACTTCTTGAAGATATTATGGGAAAATAGCCACAAGAATGAATTAAAGATACAAGAAGTTAATCAGAAGCTAGATAATAATTTGGTAAGGGTATTTGAACAGAAAATAGATGTAAGAGGAAGTAATTTATATAGGACAAATGAAAGAGATTGGAATAAAAGAATGCTTTTGATGAAAGAATATGGTAAAGATGAACAATTGCCAGAGATTAATCCCAATAGACCCGATGGATTTTATATAATCAATCAGGCTATTAATGGAGAGAGCCCATTTAGTTTAGTTTTTATATTTTTATTTATATTGCTGAACTATGATATTTGGTCTTTGGATTTTGAGAACGAAACTATAAGGTTGATATTTACCTTACCTTTTTCCAAAAAAAGGATTTATTTGACTAGATTTTTTTCGAGGTTTATTTTGTCATTGTGTGCAGTAGTATTATGTCTTATTGTTCTGTTCTTTTTAGGAAATATACAGTTTGGGCTAGGACTGGACAGATATGGGATTATAAATGAGAAAGCAGTACAGACATTTGGTTTCTTTGAAACATCGGGGGATATGTTTTTTTCATCGGACAAGGTGGTGAGTATGTTAGGTATTACTATGTATACTTTTACTGTATTTGTAGCTTATATATTTCTTATATATTCCTTGGTTCAACTTGTGTCCTATATAAGCAAAAATCAAATGATTTCTTTTTTGCTTCCTTTGACAGGATTAATAACCTTAATGACATATTTACTATTACCTAGAGATACACATAATGTAGGTTATAATGTATTTTTATATTTGCAGACACAAAAGTTATTTGATGGGAGCTTAGGGATTGGTTTATTATTAGCTTTATTTATTTTGATATTGTCTTCACTTTTAATGTTTGCAATCTCCATGTTTACCTTGATGAAAAGGGAGCAATAA
- a CDS encoding DMT family transporter, with product MSTKSKGILAVVISATIFGSMPLMAKFVYESGGNATSLAFYRFLLILPFLYLLIRKDNEETLKIAKEELKKIILVATLGYGATALLLYLSYNYIPSGIATTIHFIYPAFVILGCILFFKENPSVTKLIAVILCLLGVIMFYDGDGDINFTGMLLAFSSSITFAFYTIYLDKSSLKEMNTIKLTFYLCVIAAIMMLIFSILTKTFTINMKPLGWIMSLLLSLSVGLGVTLFQFGIKVIGPQSTSILSTFEPITSVTIGVLLLNEGFGIKTFFGISFILLAVIIISFFEK from the coding sequence ATGAGCACTAAATCTAAAGGTATATTAGCAGTTGTTATTTCAGCAACTATTTTTGGAAGTATGCCTTTAATGGCAAAGTTTGTTTATGAATCTGGAGGAAATGCCACAAGTTTAGCATTCTATAGATTTTTGTTGATACTTCCTTTTTTATATTTATTAATTAGAAAAGATAATGAAGAAACTTTAAAAATTGCAAAGGAAGAATTAAAGAAAATAATTCTTGTAGCTACTTTAGGATATGGAGCAACGGCTTTGTTGTTATATTTATCTTATAACTATATTCCTTCTGGAATAGCAACAACAATCCATTTTATATATCCGGCCTTTGTAATACTTGGATGCATATTATTTTTTAAGGAAAATCCAAGTGTTACAAAGTTAATTGCAGTTATACTTTGCTTATTGGGCGTCATAATGTTTTATGATGGTGATGGAGATATTAATTTCACTGGAATGCTCCTTGCTTTTTCATCAAGTATTACCTTTGCTTTTTATACTATATATCTAGATAAAAGTAGCTTAAAAGAAATGAATACAATTAAATTAACATTTTATCTTTGTGTAATTGCAGCAATTATGATGCTAATCTTTAGTATACTAACTAAAACATTTACAATAAATATGAAACCCCTAGGATGGATAATGTCCTTATTGCTATCTTTGTCAGTAGGTCTTGGAGTAACTCTTTTTCAGTTTGGCATTAAGGTAATAGGACCTCAAAGTACATCTATTTTAAGTACCTTTGAACCTATTACAAGTGTAACTATAGGAGTATTATTATTAAACGAGGGTTTTGGAATTAAAACATTCTTTGGAATCTCATTTATATTATTAGCAGTTATAATAATTTCTTTTTTTGAGAAATAA